The Dasypus novemcinctus isolate mDasNov1 chromosome 2, mDasNov1.1.hap2, whole genome shotgun sequence genome includes a region encoding these proteins:
- the MACIR gene encoding macrophage immunometabolism regulator isoform X1 — protein sequence MSNLGVCRLVPKMEVDINGESRSTLTTLPLPVAEASSPGKAEAEKPRCSSTPCSPMRRTVSGYQILHMDSNYLVGFTTGEELLKLAQKCTGGEESKGEAVPSLRSKQLDAGLARSSRLYKTRSRYYQPYEIPAVNGRRRRRMPSSGDKCTKSLPYEPYKALHGPLPLCLLKGKRAHSKSLDYLNLDKMNIKEPADTEVLQYQLQHLTLRGDRVFARNNT from the coding sequence GAGTGTGCAGACTGGTGCCTAAAATGGAAGTAGATATTAATGGAGAGTCCAGAAGTACCCTGACCACCCTGCCCTTACCCGTGGCTGAGGCGAGCTCCCCGGGAAAGGCAGAGGCAGAGAAGCCCCGCTGTTCCAGCACCCCGTGCTCGCCGATGCGTCGGACTGTCTCAGGCTACCAGATCCTCCACATGGACTCTAACTATTTGGTTGGCTTCACAACTGGTGAGGAACTCCTGAAATTAGCCCAGAAGTGCACAGGAGGTGAAGAGAGTAAGGGAGAAGCTGTGCCTTCCTTGCGCTCTAAACAGCTGGATGCAGGACTTGCACGTTCCTCTCGTTTGTATAAAACCAGAAGTAGGTACTACCAGCCATATGAGATTCCAGCTGTCAATGGAAGGAGGCGAAGGCGGATGCCCAGCTCAGGAGACAAGTGTACTAAATCGTTACCTTATGAACCTTATAAGGCCCTCCATGGGCCTCTGCCTCTTTGTCTTCTTAAAGGGAAGAGGGCTCACTCCAAATCCCTGGACTACCTCAATCTAGATAAAATGAACATCAAGGAGCCAGCTGATACAGAAGTGCTACAGTACCAGCTTCAACACCTAACCCTCAGAGGGGACCGTGTATTTGCTAGGAATAATACATGA
- the MACIR gene encoding macrophage immunometabolism regulator isoform X2 produces MEVDINGESRSTLTTLPLPVAEASSPGKAEAEKPRCSSTPCSPMRRTVSGYQILHMDSNYLVGFTTGEELLKLAQKCTGGEESKGEAVPSLRSKQLDAGLARSSRLYKTRSRYYQPYEIPAVNGRRRRRMPSSGDKCTKSLPYEPYKALHGPLPLCLLKGKRAHSKSLDYLNLDKMNIKEPADTEVLQYQLQHLTLRGDRVFARNNT; encoded by the coding sequence ATGGAAGTAGATATTAATGGAGAGTCCAGAAGTACCCTGACCACCCTGCCCTTACCCGTGGCTGAGGCGAGCTCCCCGGGAAAGGCAGAGGCAGAGAAGCCCCGCTGTTCCAGCACCCCGTGCTCGCCGATGCGTCGGACTGTCTCAGGCTACCAGATCCTCCACATGGACTCTAACTATTTGGTTGGCTTCACAACTGGTGAGGAACTCCTGAAATTAGCCCAGAAGTGCACAGGAGGTGAAGAGAGTAAGGGAGAAGCTGTGCCTTCCTTGCGCTCTAAACAGCTGGATGCAGGACTTGCACGTTCCTCTCGTTTGTATAAAACCAGAAGTAGGTACTACCAGCCATATGAGATTCCAGCTGTCAATGGAAGGAGGCGAAGGCGGATGCCCAGCTCAGGAGACAAGTGTACTAAATCGTTACCTTATGAACCTTATAAGGCCCTCCATGGGCCTCTGCCTCTTTGTCTTCTTAAAGGGAAGAGGGCTCACTCCAAATCCCTGGACTACCTCAATCTAGATAAAATGAACATCAAGGAGCCAGCTGATACAGAAGTGCTACAGTACCAGCTTCAACACCTAACCCTCAGAGGGGACCGTGTATTTGCTAGGAATAATACATGA